A single region of the Bacteroidales bacterium genome encodes:
- a CDS encoding glycoside hydrolase family 3 protein: MKNTLFAFFLLFLLLPACIPSGEPKQETANVQYPFQDPSLPIKERAKDLVSRLTLEEKVQQMMYNAPAIERLGIPAYPWWSECLHGVARAGKATVFPQAIGMAASFDPDLVSRIASAIGDEGRAFFHAADKRGNRLQYGGLTYWTPNINIFRDPRWGRGQETYGEDPWLTGTLGSAFVKGLQGDNPKYLKAAACAKHFAVHSGPEALRHGFNAVVSMQDMNETYLPAFKKLVEAGVEGVMCAYNRTNDEPCCGNTFLLQEKLRKEWKFNGYITSDCWALVDFYEGHKVVKNAVEAATLALKRGVNLNCGSVYYPSLIEAVKQGLVKEQEVDSALVQLLLTRFRLGLFDPPSRVPYAKIPESAIHSPEHKALAREAARKSIVLLKNKNHVLPLKKDTRYIYVVGPNATNAEVLLGNYYGVSDNLNTILAGIAAKVPPGCFIQYKQGCLLDRENINPIDWTTGEAKQADATIAVMGLSGNLEGEEGESIASATKGDRLDIGLPANQVNFLKKLREGNTKPIIVIVTGGGPIAMPEVEELADAILFVWYPGEEGGNAVGDILYGDAVPSGRLPVTFPRSLDQLPPFEDYSMTGRTYRFMEKEPLYPFGFGLSYTSFSFSDLRLSTDQLQKGKTLQVKVSVGNTGKLEAEEVVQLYVKPPRAAFRVPLASLRGVKRVLLAPGRTQDVEFTLAPEDLSVVDDKGNLVQIGGEYEIVVGESSPSSRSEALGAAKPVSGKVMIM; encoded by the coding sequence ATGAAAAATACTTTGTTTGCTTTCTTTTTACTGTTTCTTCTTCTTCCGGCCTGCATTCCGTCAGGTGAGCCGAAACAGGAAACAGCCAATGTGCAGTATCCTTTTCAGGATCCTTCTCTGCCAATAAAGGAACGGGCAAAAGACCTGGTATCCCGTCTCACTCTTGAGGAGAAGGTTCAGCAGATGATGTACAATGCGCCGGCCATCGAAAGGCTGGGAATTCCCGCCTATCCCTGGTGGAGTGAATGCCTGCACGGAGTGGCAAGGGCCGGAAAGGCAACTGTTTTTCCGCAGGCTATCGGCATGGCGGCCTCGTTTGACCCTGACCTGGTTTCCAGAATTGCTTCAGCTATCGGTGATGAAGGAAGGGCCTTCTTCCATGCCGCCGATAAACGGGGTAACCGGCTTCAGTACGGCGGATTAACTTACTGGACGCCGAATATCAATATCTTCCGCGACCCACGCTGGGGAAGGGGGCAGGAAACCTACGGGGAAGACCCCTGGCTGACAGGAACCCTCGGGTCGGCTTTTGTAAAAGGCCTGCAAGGCGATAACCCAAAGTACCTTAAGGCAGCTGCCTGTGCCAAGCATTTTGCCGTGCACAGCGGGCCGGAAGCACTGCGGCATGGATTCAATGCGGTGGTAAGCATGCAGGATATGAACGAAACCTATCTGCCTGCTTTCAAAAAGCTGGTAGAAGCCGGTGTGGAAGGTGTTATGTGTGCCTATAACCGTACCAATGACGAACCCTGTTGCGGAAACACTTTCCTGCTGCAGGAAAAACTTCGCAAGGAATGGAAATTTAACGGCTATATTACTTCCGACTGCTGGGCTCTGGTTGATTTCTACGAGGGCCATAAGGTGGTTAAGAATGCCGTGGAGGCCGCTACCCTGGCTTTAAAACGAGGCGTTAACCTCAATTGTGGTTCTGTTTATTATCCCTCTCTGATAGAAGCTGTTAAGCAAGGCCTGGTGAAGGAGCAGGAAGTGGACAGTGCTCTGGTTCAGCTTCTTCTCACCCGTTTCCGGCTGGGACTGTTTGATCCTCCCTCCAGAGTACCCTATGCCAAGATCCCCGAATCGGCCATTCACAGTCCGGAACACAAAGCCCTGGCCCGCGAAGCAGCCCGTAAATCGATCGTCCTGCTGAAAAACAAAAACCATGTTCTTCCGCTGAAAAAGGATACACGATATATATATGTAGTGGGTCCCAATGCCACCAATGCTGAGGTGCTGCTCGGCAATTACTATGGGGTAAGTGATAACCTGAATACCATTCTTGCCGGTATTGCCGCCAAGGTGCCTCCGGGTTGTTTCATCCAGTACAAGCAGGGTTGTCTTCTTGACCGGGAAAACATTAATCCTATTGACTGGACAACCGGCGAAGCCAAACAGGCTGATGCAACAATCGCCGTAATGGGGCTGAGCGGCAACCTTGAAGGAGAAGAGGGGGAATCCATCGCTTCCGCAACAAAGGGCGACAGGCTGGATATAGGTTTGCCTGCCAACCAGGTTAATTTCCTCAAAAAACTCAGGGAAGGTAATACCAAACCTATTATCGTGATTGTTACGGGAGGAGGTCCTATTGCCATGCCCGAAGTGGAGGAACTGGCCGATGCGATTCTTTTTGTCTGGTATCCTGGGGAAGAAGGAGGCAATGCCGTGGGAGATATATTATATGGTGATGCCGTTCCCTCCGGCCGCCTGCCGGTCACATTTCCCCGGTCCCTTGATCAGCTTCCGCCCTTTGAAGATTACAGTATGACCGGCCGTACCTACCGCTTCATGGAAAAAGAACCGTTGTATCCTTTCGGCTTCGGGCTTTCCTATACAAGTTTTTCCTTTTCTGATCTCCGTTTAAGCACTGATCAGCTTCAGAAAGGGAAGACCCTTCAGGTAAAGGTTTCTGTTGGTAATACAGGAAAACTGGAAGCAGAAGAAGTTGTGCAGTTGTATGTTAAACCGCCCAGAGCAGCTTTCCGGGTTCCCCTCGCATCCCTCAGGGGGGTAAAGAGAGTTCTTCTTGCACCGGGACGGACACAGGATGTGGAATTCACCCTTGCACCGGAAGACCTTTCGGTGGTGGATGATAAGGGAAATCTGGTGCAAATCGGGGGAGAATACGAGATTGTTGTCGGCGAATCT